GTCGAGTTGTCTGCAAGCAGCCTCTGGGTCTGGATCTTCGCCTTCGTCTTCTACGATTTCTGCTACTACTGGAACCACCGCCTGGGCCACGAGCGCAATGTGCTGTGGGCTGCGCATGCCGTGCACCATCAAAGCGAGGACTACAACCTCTCCACTGCGTTACGGCAAACCAGCACCGGTTTCATCTTCGGCTGGATCTTCTACCTGCCGATGGCCGTGGTTGGTGTGCCGCCGCTGGTCTTTCTCACTGTCGCAGCCCTGAACCTGCTCTATCAGTTCTGGGTGCATACCCGCCACATTCCCAAGCTGGGCTGGTTCGAGTGGTTGTTCATCACGCCATCCAACCATCGGGTTCACCATGCGCAGAATCCTATCTACATGGATCGCAATTACGGCGGTGTGTTCATTGTCTGGGACCGAATTTTCGGCACATTCCAGGAGGAGCTCGACGAGGAACCGGTGATCTTCGGCGTAACCGTACCGCTGGCCAGCTGGAACCCCCTGTGGGCCAACCTGCAGGTCTACGCCGGGCTGTGGCGCGACGCCAGGCGCGCCAGCTCCTGGTGGGACCGCCTGCGTATCTGGTTCATGCCAACGGGGTGGCGCCCGGCCGACGTGGCGGCGCGCTATCCGCAAGCCAAGGCGGACCTGAGCAACTTCCGCAAGTTCGATGTGCCGCTGGCACGTGGCGCGCAGATTTACGCGTTGCTGCAGTTCGTCTGTTACCTGCTAGCCGGCGTATGGCTGCTGGCGCAGGGCGATGCGCTTTCGATCAGTGCGGTGCTGCTGGCCTGCCTGTGGATGGCCCTGGGCCTGTGCAGCATCGGCATGTGGCTGGAGAACCGCAGCAATGCCTGGCGGCTGGAGTGCCTGCGTCTGATGAGTAACCTGCCGGTATTCTGGTTGGCCGGTGAGCTCGGCATGCTGGGGCTCGATGCCAGCGCCTGGGTCTGGCTGAGCGCCTACGGTCTGCTCAGCATGCTTGGATTATGGCTGGTGCCGCGTGTAGGGCGGACCGGAACGCCGGCCGCTCGTAGCGAAGCGAACAGTCCGCACATTGGTGCATGACCTGATATCCACATGAGTCGTGAAGCTGCAGCGGCGTACTGCCTGCGGCGAGCGGATCGCCGCCCGGTACGCCCTACGCGCTGGTTCAGCCACGCCGGCGCTGACGCCACCGGTTTAGCCAGGCGAGGGCCAGTAGCAGTACCACCGCGGCGAGCAGGATGACCTGATAGTTGCGCAGCTCTTCCAGCAGACCGCCCATGGCGTTGCCCAGACTGTAGGCCAGCAGGCTGATGCCGCCGGCCCAGACGCCAGCGCCGATGGCATCGAGCAGCAGATAACGGCGCCAGGAATAGCCGGACAGGCCGATGGTCAGCGGCATCACCGTGCGCAAACCATAGAGGAAGCGGAAACACAGGACCCACAGGTCCGGATAACGCCTGATCAGCGCGCTGGCGCGTTCGCCCAGCGGTTGCCAGCGTGGTTTGCGTGCCAGCAGCGCGCGGCCATGGCGACGGCCGAGGTAGTACCACAGCTGATCGCTGGCGAAGGTGCCGAGGAAGGCGCACAGCGCCACCCATTCGATCTCCAACACGTTGCGCACGGCCATGTAGGCCGCCAGCAGCAAGGACACCTCACCCTCGAGGAAGGTGCCCAGTACCAATGCCGGATAACCGAACTGGCGGATCAGATCTTGGAGCATGCCGTGCGCTCGATGTGGGGGTGCTGAAGACTACTCTGACCGCGAGGAACCCGGAAGGTGGCGCGTCATGCCACAATGCGCGACTGGCTGTGCGACTCGCCGTCGCACGCGGTCATTTGACCGTCATCATTTGGTCATAATGGTCGCTTATAACCGTCACACTGGCCCGCCCGAGCGGGCTTTGGAGTCTGCCGTGAGCGTTACCCCCGCCAATCGTCTGTTCCCCGCCACCCGTCTGCGTCGCAATCGCCGCGACGATTTTTCCCGTCGCCTGGTGCGCGAGAATCGCCTGAGCGTCGATGATCTGATTCTGCCGGTGTTCGTCCTCGACGGCGAAAACCGCCGTGAAGCCGTGCCGTCGATGCCGGGCGTCGAGCGCCTGTCCATTGATCTGCTGCTCAAGGAAGCCGAGCATTGGGTCGAGCTGGGCATTCCGGCGCTGGCACTGTTCCCGGTCACGCCGCTGGAGAAGAAGTCCCTGGATGGGGCGGAAGCCTGGAACCCGGACGGTATCGCCCAGCGCGCGATCCGCGCCCTGCGTGAAAAATTCCCCGAGCTTGGGGTGATCAGTGACGTGGCCCTCGACCCCTTCACCACTCACGGCCAGGACGGCATTCTCGACGACTCCGGCTACGTGCAGAACGACATCACCGTCGATGCGCTG
The genomic region above belongs to Pseudomonas sediminis and contains:
- a CDS encoding sterol desaturase family protein, which codes for MNYVLYAVPFFFLLIALELLADRWRGMHTYRLADALNSLSAGVLSQATGILTKVVGLLTYAFAWEHLALVELSASSLWVWIFAFVFYDFCYYWNHRLGHERNVLWAAHAVHHQSEDYNLSTALRQTSTGFIFGWIFYLPMAVVGVPPLVFLTVAALNLLYQFWVHTRHIPKLGWFEWLFITPSNHRVHHAQNPIYMDRNYGGVFIVWDRIFGTFQEELDEEPVIFGVTVPLASWNPLWANLQVYAGLWRDARRASSWWDRLRIWFMPTGWRPADVAARYPQAKADLSNFRKFDVPLARGAQIYALLQFVCYLLAGVWLLAQGDALSISAVLLACLWMALGLCSIGMWLENRSNAWRLECLRLMSNLPVFWLAGELGMLGLDASAWVWLSAYGLLSMLGLWLVPRVGRTGTPAARSEANSPHIGA
- a CDS encoding DedA family protein, with the protein product MLQDLIRQFGYPALVLGTFLEGEVSLLLAAYMAVRNVLEIEWVALCAFLGTFASDQLWYYLGRRHGRALLARKPRWQPLGERASALIRRYPDLWVLCFRFLYGLRTVMPLTIGLSGYSWRRYLLLDAIGAGVWAGGISLLAYSLGNAMGGLLEELRNYQVILLAAVVLLLALAWLNRWRQRRRG